In Lathyrus oleraceus cultivar Zhongwan6 chromosome 2, CAAS_Psat_ZW6_1.0, whole genome shotgun sequence, the DNA window atatagccacatccaagcaagcaattcccacagctagcaatcttctttgtcttctcgtgtatcagatgaaatattccttgatcaactcagaagaaagcatcaaacacaagatcaaaataatagtTAGCACCAAGGCAAAGTAGTAGATGAATTCAAATcaatcccaagacttgcatcagatgaaggcttagTTTAGAATAACTTGCTCTaaaaaatgttggcattggccaagtccatttgcatatggaatgttgcctagttctaagttcaaaagttcaaatcaagatcaacagttcaccaaacattttttagggtttttgttgtttattaagtgttttaaggtcctaagaccacaaaaaaatcaaaatgcacaaaaatatatatacaatcacaacatatggctcaaatgagcaaagtgaaaatgacataaacataaacaaattaaatgaaatgtaaatggaaatgaatgataaatgactgaaaattaaattgaataaggtaaatgacttgaaattaaagcaatatttataagagttagtcaaatgttagttaagtgttagtggtgttttgctttttaattgattaagtcattttttggagaatactcaaccattcattcacaagcatggatccttgaaccaatacatcttccataggaaggaaaaaaaggtcaagtttccacacaataccatgaaggatgggagacttacaatctcacttactagaatgttatgcctttaggatcaaatttagctctatgttaagcaattgtaattggacttatgtagaagtcacgacTATCTGAGGCCAGACAATAAAAattaggtgttaatgcatgttagagatttgtattaatgaaccaaactcctaaaacatatcacacactaaaagaaaagatcaagacgtatggacctatctcatccatatttatattggttcatctgacacaaggtcattgatgaaccaattagccttaggacatttgagatttcattggtcaatgaaaaaatgggaaagaataggaatgaagatggaggggaatgagagaaacacaaatcggtcatgggaggaattttatcaaattaaaatcattcattcattttgggagatgaaatgtacatttcatcaatcccctaaatctaatgattttaatccaacaaaagtcaaatcaaccttgaccaaggcccaaacaagtagtcaaacatcacaataccataaaaatggttcaacataatttttacacaattaatcaattaataatcaatttaaaaatgcactaaaattcaatttaatttggtcaaaacctaaaatctcttcaaaataccaaataaatagccaagaaatttatcctaggtcaaacaagataaaaggaccttagacaaaaaaattcatgatttttgaaaagtcaaaagtatttttaaacaattaaaaatatgaacaaaaatatttaattcataaaaaatatcaaaattaatccaaaaaatatttttaatttagaaaatgaaagaggaaaagatatttggtgaaagtcccatattttttggattaaaaatgaaattattatgaattaaacaaaataaaacaattaaacataaaatcagaaattcAAAAGAAATTCGAAAAAAGTATggccatctgatctccctcattaattgaggtggcagatctgatgaccAGAAGTGCGCATTCCACCAACACTTGAGTCAAACGCATGACCTAAACGGTAATCACATCAGAAGGCTAAGATTAGAACGTGTGATCATGATCCAATGACtttggagtttcaatctcaaaatagaatgagatttgaagctcgattttcaaatgaaaaccttcaagattatcctttaatggtgagggtttgtattgcaggttcaaagcttgggcatgagctcctcaattctgagccatgagggttgtctttatagccaatgtgattcatttccacacacttccaaatttaACAATTTGCATTGgatgcttgcatgggcgtgtgataggcctatcaagtgatgtattcaggtccaaaaatgcttgagtacaatgctgaaatcatgtcatgtggccatgtatttgaatttgaaatgtgaaggtgaaatccatccaaatggtcctttgaaaagaactcatgcgcaagtccttcatgctttggccaaatgaggtgatcttggactttttgaaaaggtgatatcaaggggaacaactttcatgttgaacacttttccatttgaagcttggatcatgatggattttgaggtggaagtttggaaaatcaaacatgtttgaaaattttctaagtacaaagcCAAATGTTCACTATTGCTTGAttctctccagcagttgtttccctcctGTGAGGATTGGCTAGGGGTTTGTATCGATGATTTAAACCaatgacatttgtatcctttatgatcgttttgtcagcataattatcatataaacatatacatatacatatacgCTCATGTGATTTCACTATTGTATTTTTTACACTTGGTAATAAATTATCTCTCTGATCCCCTGCTATGGTGGTATACTTTTTCCCCCAATGCATATTTGGTTTGTCTGTCCTTTTTCAACTGTAGAGTGTCggcccattaagcagaaagactttaacctttctctttccctactgagttattccctcgtggatgatcgttatttcagtttcctccctagttgattatctggacggaaccactccccttgagttatatcctcattgggttgagtctttgattgacccTTTCTTTttagatcttacctagatagatgttttcGGTCCTCTGAGAGCCTATTAGCgagtaactggtaatattcttctcatgtttttcactttttcccaatacccCGCAAGAGCAACTTTTTCTCCCCaacggattcgttttcacgtttccccaggaagtatgtccttgatatgttcatcctaaccgatgacgaatattctcttcccttgcttgagtctatccttgatattttcatcctaatcgatgacgaatattctctttttggtattctacccagtaactggtagttgtaattcctattttgttccctagagagttaatcctttatatgttcatcctgaccagtgatgggtttccttctctttgcggtcttttTCCCAGTAATCGctagttgtaaatcctgctttttttcccctttgcagagtttatccttgatatgttcatcctaaccgatgacggatattctcttttcggtattctatccagtaactgatagatgtaattcctatttctcccctctgagtctatccttgatatgtccatcctaaccaatgacggatattctcttttcggtattctatccagtattagatagatgtaattcctactttttcaggcagtttatccttgatatgttcatcctaaccggtgacggatatccttccTAGTTTCCCCAGgcaagactatccttgatatgttcatcctaaccgatgatggattttctttcctttgagtttatccttgatatgttcactttaaccagtgaccgatattctctctctttggtcttcttcccagtaacatgtagttgtaaatcctatttttgtGGCTTTTCCCagcagtttattcttacccagtaattggtaacgaatacacctcctggttgccttcagcgagtcatccttgatatgtttaccctaaccggtaacggatgtcctccctaTCAGATTTTTGTTATCCCCTTACCCATTAAGAGATAATAGATAATggatttctgctcctcctgtgttgaagatcttttcttccccaatcgagtttGAGTGTGCATTTCCTCAGTGAAAGCGTTGTTTCATGTTTGGTTagagtatttcagctttgttctgatctacccatttcccctgcaggtgttccttttattccccggctgagtctttccattgaattattttcatggaatcccttgAGTCCCCCAGTtttttttaagtcgtagcctggcctacgcacaacctttgttccccctagagtctctgtctccccagtgagttttccttattAAATGCGTTATACTCCagtggactttcagtctctctagattcttttcctttgtggcaacattcTCCCCATAGAGATTTATTTTaaacattcatatcatatgcatcatgaggtctcttagggaccaaaatttgtttatatatgttgttatttaagtcctTTCTACTGAGTAGATACTAAGATTTTAACATTCacctcctcagctagaatgtccttaaataggggcagctgtaagaccccaattttgaccctaagatccctcatgctatctcatcatatgaattagcattggcatcacatcttggcatcccccttacccctcattcattgggtttgaattgggagagatcaccaagcacattttattgtatcatactttgtattttatcatttactaaccaaaataccaaaaatatgtcattgtatagtttgactctttttgtaggtagtgcacatgctcacctttgatctatcaagctcatatatagggtttaagaccctcagtgcaaggagttcaatcaataATTGGTGTACTATAtctctaagtatcatatatgtatccccatgatcttcacatgttattttgatcaagaattcatcaagagtttggaattggtttgccttggaaaccctagttcatctgggtatcttatataacttcttcaacaagtttcttcacaaattgataaaatatttcaagggatacttcaaatatcatcatcttatgcatatatgatcctccatgagtctcaaaagtcaagagaatatcaagctagcaagttggttcatggtggttaaccagaggaattcatctgatcaaaactggggttccctagaccctatctcctacactttttgtcatatgaaaattctcccaagagaaaatttactctaaattacattccaaacaactttcatgttgagttctagagctagttttgcttggaaggtcatttttatggtgaaagattataggtcattttgtctaaaccctaatttggaggtcaacttcccaagaccataacttgctcaatttttatgatatgaaagatattcaagttgcacaatcaaattcaatatgtctaattcaacttttatgtttggaggaatagaaaattcaacttttaaatacatgtgatatgaggatacattataggtcattttggaaCCATGCCATTGAGCAAGTGTgtttcctcaacttcaaaaatgcataactccttcatgataaatctaaatgaggtcaaatttgtgaccattttgaatatctttgagatagatacaactttgatgaatgaatgtttcttatttgaagctcatataaaaagttatccaaggtggaataagtaaacatatggcttgacacttagaattgttttttgatatgtttgattttccaaacttccacctaaaaattcatcatgatccaagcttcaaatgaaaaagtgttcaacatgaaagttgttcctcttgatctaacctttccaaaaattccaacttgatcccatttggacaaagtatgagtgacttgcgcatggcttaaactTGGATCACCATTTGGGATAATTTAACTTGCATTcctcatacacaattgcatggcttaccaatgTGACTTCAGCAATGTCTGTACTCAATTTTAGACCTGAAGGGATGATTAaatgggcctatcacacgcccatgcatccatgcaatgaacattgctatttttggaactttgattcaagtgtgcaaataacaatCATTTGGCatataaatagagacccttgcACTCTGAATTGAGGACCATGCGCGCTAGCTTTGAATCCCCAGAtccaaaccctctcattcaaaggatagccttgaggatttccattggaaatcgagtttgaatctccactattttgagattcaaatctccaagagtcttGTTGCTTTTGTCGACTCAATCCCATTCCATCAAGTGTTCAGAGAAAGGCCAAGTgaaattggaagcaagatcgtgttcatacagacctgcattgaatgtgattttcataatttttcatctcttcgattctcactcaactctccataattcttctatatggttgtggttgagccaccaactctccctaaccaagatgtagagggtttggaagacgcactctccaagatgaagcaagagaaaaatatgtgggaagaacgtttccatgctttgagcagaaagcatgaggagttgcagcttgagtataaggataaagatgcacttattgagcttcttgaagatcgagtagtgaagaggcagagagagccagaggtttcatcttcctctagtatgcctcatccttccgttgcttcgaagaagattgttgaccagcttgtcctcgagaagactcagatgaaaacttcttttgagtctgagatttgatgcatccgaaggaagtatgaGCCTGCGACCCGACCATCTGACACCATTGttaagggatccttaggatgattagtctccttttctcttgtatttgtattttggtttccaaaattgtactcagtgtaatccttccaattatataaataaaagagatttgtatggtcaatcaaattgtgcaattgttattattatatatttacaaataaaacAGTATGTaccttgaaaataaaaacaattaagcattgcattcatgcatcattttgatacaggtttctctttcgctagatgtcatattggttattcttctgtgcttcagccaagttgattcatcgatacaatacctgcgccaatcatctgagaatcatggtACATCTAAAGCAAGAGAATAaagacttgaaggacgagatcacccacctgactgccatgatggagtcagtcctagctgctcaaagtcaatcttctccaatgtctgcaactcctcctcctcagaggacgATCATTTAAGAGGTTGTttcttcaaccgtgcctgccaCTCAATTCACTcctgccatgcctgccggattctcgtggggaatgccgcccaactttgtgcctgagggtTTTGCGCTTAATTCTGCTTCCATGCCaacatctagcctggtcatgtctgtgccaccaccaGTTGTTCATACTCTACCTCGtgttgaagataccatctaccattccgagccgtctgaaggtccggatgtttatgagaagatggatgaaatgaaagaccaattccttgagttaCGAAAGAATTTGAAAACCTTTAGGGGAAAAGATTTATTCGGTAAGAGTGCTACGAAACTTTTTTTTGTTCCCAttgttaagatcccgatgaagttcaaagtccctgactttgaaaagtataaggggaatacctgtccacttAGTCATCTCGTAATGTATGCTAGAAAtatgtcgacgcaaactgataatgatcagttactgattcattatttccaagacagtctgattggtgccgctctgaggtggtacaaGGGTAAAATGGTCTTTGTCGAATTTTATGGTTATTGAATCTATAATACTAGTTGTGAAAATTCTAATTGAACTCCTAATTGATCTAATTAACCTAAATTCTATCAATCAAAGTTATCTAATTAACAAAACAAATATTaaacaaatcaaataaaatagtGTAGGCCTTTGCAAAACAGAGGATGTGTTGGCCTGATTTGGATGTGCAGAAAAAAAAGAGCAAAACAAAGTCCAATATGCATGGGCTTCAGTTTCCAAAGCCCAATGTAGAACAATCTCTTTTCAGCCAGGGGATGCAGCAAAAAAATGGAGTAAGACAATAATGTATTGGGCTTGGACTGTGACAAGCCCAATAAGAAAATAAGCCCAAAGATTGGGAGCTGTGTGTTGGGAAAAAACCAGAAAAATTTGAATGTCTTGCGCGCCTTTTTCCATGACAGTTCAGATTGCCGGTGTCGGAGCTCCATCGCAAACCACCGTGCCGGAAATCGCTTCTGGCGGCAGTGGCTATCGGAAATGGAGTTaggcttggagttagttaaaaGAGGTTTGGAGTTAGTTGGGATGAACTCAGTGAGTTTAGGTAGTTAACTCACTGAGTTGGAGGTTAGTTCATTGGTTAATTTAGTGGAAATGGTGGTTTATGACTGGCTATTGCAGGTGACAATTAGCTTTGATGTTGGCTAAGGCACACGATATAACTATCATGAGTTGCAACTGTAGGTTAACAGTGGTTGTGTTGTGGGATTTTGGTCTTGGTTATGATTGTGCAAGTTGAATTGTTTGTAACTTTGAGGCACTTGGTTTGCTGCAGAATTACCGTGATCACAATGCATGTGGTTAAAGCTTGATGAAATAACGAACCTCGGAGTGTCGTCGAGTTCCCACAGCTCTCCCGGTGTTCATGGAGGTGTCTATTTGCCTTGGATTGCTAGCCTCAATGATGGAAGATCATGCTTTGACCCAAAAATTCTCCTCTCACATTAATAATGcaaaatcctacaaaacaagcCATGATTCGACTCAAACAGTAATTTTCCCAGGGTTGAGTCAACATGTCAGGACCCGCGAAGAAATGATTGAAAGGAAAATTGGAAATGAGTCGACGCAAGGGACGGGTGAGTCGACTCAATCAGGAATTCCCAGAATTCAGTCGACTGGTGGGTAGACCTGTTCCGACCCGAGGAAACATGGTTCAAAGAAAGAAGGAGCATGAGTCAATGCAAAAAGTGAATGAGTCGACTCACTCAAGTTTCCCAGAATTAAGTCGACCGGTGggtcgacctgttcggacccgagGGTTTTGCATCGAGTCATGAGTTGACTCATAGGGCTAAAAACCTCCAATTTTCCAATGCAATACCTTTTTTTCACCCTTTTATGTATGTAATGAATATTTTAGGGATAAAAACTCATGGAATTGACCAATTGAATGAAAATGACTTGACTCAATACCTAAGCACGCCCATGAGCCCAAACTCAAGATCTATAACTGACTCATGGAAGGGGGGAACGTGACCCTAGGGACCAAGCAATAGTGGCATGACGGTGGCCATGTGAATGAATGAAAGTGGATGGAAGTTATGAGACCAAGAACTTGGATTATGACCAAAAGACTCGAGCACCAAGGGGGACAAAATAGACGGAGCAAGTATCGAATGTTGAGTGCAACATACTGAGATCACCTGCGATTAGGGTTTTGGAAGCCTCAGGGCATGTCCAACCCAAGCATTTTCAGTTGTTGTACAAACAAACCAAAGCTCTGCAAGCTAAACACTTAAAATCCATGGTGATGAATGGTGCTTATGCATGAGTTTATAATGCATGCGAATGAACCATAGTCAAACGGTTAGATGGAGTTGTGAagaaaaggggagggaaaattttggcgtacaacagctgcccctatttaatcttcttaaACCTAAATACGGGGATTGCGGATGCTTTTCAGGTATTCAAGAtggaagaggattaaatactaacgTATCCAAGAATTTACCCGAACGAGTGATTATACTATTTTCAAACGGGTCTTTAATGTGTGTGGAGTATCACGGTGGAGAGTATGATATGTATGGTGCATGATGTATGCTTTATTTTCATGATGCATGCATGTTTGTCTGTTTGGTTAGATGTAAGTCAtttgtggggaatatggttcTTTATTGTGATGGGAACTCCGACTCGTCATCAAAGATTGGAAGGTGTAGGTTGTGAGAGATCCAGGTGGCAACGCTTCCGTCAAGGAACCATCTATCTGCTGGAGAATACTGGGACACCCATCAATGGGGTAGCCATATGGATGTCACAGGTGTTTAAGCAAAACCATTTTTGAGATACCAATCATATTTTGAGTTCATCGGGATTTTACAGTAATGCATAATGTTTCTCTTTAGTGTAGCTTTTATTATTCTCTGAAATTTTAAGGCATTATGCAATTAAGATAAATCAATTATTTTGCATATAAAACACAGGAGAAGGAAAATACTTGATAAAAGAAGCTGAATTTTATTGATTATGAATAGAACTGTACATATGGTGTGTACAAAGATGCAAACACCCTTGATGATGATgttgcaaaaattgaaaaataaatgaaatggcaatgggaaatatttttgtatttttccaGTGATTACAATATTGGCCTTAGTCTACTATAGAATCCGAATTTCGAGACCTTGCTTCGACTGACGATGATTGGATCGATTTTTGACCATCTGATATCTAGCTTGTAGCATAATGGGCTCGAGGATCATAgtcaatgcctttatccctaactttttcctggacatttcttattcttttcgtccaccaggatgctcctttttgcctaagtcaccctttcgATTTTTTGACTCGGCGAGCTTTATGTTTGTTtcctaacttttgcatggacaattCATTTTTTTGGACCACCAGGATAGTCATTTTTGCCTAGAACAATCTTGTGAAGATTAATCTAGCGGGcttttatcatttatttttaggcataatatttttttgACTATGTCCACATTCACTGGTGAGGGCAAgtcttccccatccattgttgtgaggatTAGAGACCCACCTTAGAAGGCCTTCTTGATGACGAAAGGTAcctcatagttgggagtccattttcctcgTGGGTCTGAGTGAATAGCATAATACCTTTTGAGCACGAGTTCCCCTGCGTGGTACTCACGAGGAAGaactttcttgtcaaaagctcATTTGAGACGTCTCTGGTACAACGGACCATGACAAACGGCCGTCAAACGTTTTTCTTCTATTAGATTCAGATAGTCATACCGCGGTTGAACCCATTCAACTTCATTGAGGTCGGCCTCCATGATGACTCTAAGTGAAGGGATCTCGACTTCAATCGGCAAGACaacctccatcccatataccaatgagtATGGAGTTGCCCTAGTGGATGTGCAGACTGAGTTTATGTAACCTTGCAGAGaaaagggtaacatctcatgccaatccttgtatgtcttgaccattttctggacgttttgatattcttgttagctgcttCTACGGTGCCATTCATCTTGGGCCAGTATGGTGAAGAGTTGTTGTGCTCTATTTTAAATTCtttgcacaactccttcatcatattgttgttgagattactggcattatcagtgatgatcttgctaggtatcccatagcggcagattatctctttcttgatgaactgggTAACCACCTGTCAAGTGACATTAGCATACGAAACAGCTTcgacccatttcgtgaagtagtCGATGGCGACCAGGATGAATCGATGACcgttggaagctttaggctctatcatcccaatcatatcaataccccacatagaaaAGGGCCATGGAGAAGTCAAAACATTCAACGGATTCGGTGACACAAAGATCTTATCACCATatatctgacatttgtgacatcTTTTAACAAAGTTGTAACAGTCAACCTCCATTGTCGTCCAGTAATACCCAGCCTGAaggatcttcttggccatagcAGGACCTTTTGCATGCACACCCTTGCAGCCTTCATGTATGGATTTTATGATTATActagcttcgtgtctatccatgcatctgagcagtactgaatcataatttctcttgtatagcacatcacCGTTTAGGAAGAACTTGGAAGAGAGTCTTCTCAGAGCCATCTTATCAGTAATGGTTATACCCTCAGGATATTGTTGTTTTTCCATAAATGTCTTTATGTCGTAGAACCAGGGCTTATCATCAGGATTTGCCTCGATTGCTAGACAATGTGCTAGTTCATCTAAGTGGTCAATATGGATGGATGGTGCatcattcttccatttgactttgaacatagatgcCAACATGGCTAGAGCATCTGCTAACTTATTTTCTTCCCTAGAAATATGATGAAAGGAGATTACATCAAAATAGGGTACTAGTTTTCTGATATGCTCCTTGTAAGGTATCAACTTGCTATCCTGAGTCTCCCAATCACCTTTCACCTGACTTattaccagagctgaatcacTGTATACCTCAAGAATCTTGATCCTCAAGTCGATGGTCGCCTCCAAACTgtagatacatgcttcatattctgccatattgttggtgcagtcAAAACATAATCTAGCGGTAAATGGAAGGTGGAAACCGGTGGGAGAAGTTATAATAACACTTATTCCATGGCCACGAGCATTGGAAGCACCGTCGAACACGAGTGTCCATCGTGATCCTGGTTCGGGGCCTGCCTCAAATCCTGGCATATTGAAGTCTCTGATAAACATaatgtcttcatctggaaagtcaaacctcaacgGTTGATAACCTTCGACAGGTAGGTGAGCAAGATAGTCAGACAGAACACTCCCCTTTATCGCTTTATAGGCCAcatactgaatatcatactcggtcaacaacatttgccaccgggcaattctaccagtaacaacaggcttttcgaagatatactttattagatccattttagatatcattaaagtagtatggcaaatcatatattgtctcaggCGTCGAGCAGCCCACgtcaaagcacaacaagttttctctaaaAGTGAGTATCTGGTCTAACAATTAGTGAATTTCTTGTTGagatagtaaatagcatgttcCTTCTTGCATGTGTCGTCATGTTGACCCAAAATGCAACCCATAGATTTATCGAGTACTGTGAGGTACATAATGAGAGGCCTACCAGGAACCGGCGGTATCAGGATTGGTGGTTCTTGTaagtacttttttattttgtcGAATGCCGCTTGGCAGTCTTTGGTCCACACAATCGATTGGTTCTTTCTCAACAGTTTGAATATCGATTCGTAGGTAGCCGTTAAGTGTGATATGAATTTGGAGATGTAGTTGAGTCGGCCaaggaaacctctgacttcttttTCTGTTCGGGGAGACGACATTTCTTGGATAGCTCAAACTTgtcgggatcaacctcaatacctttatGACTGACAATGAAACACAAAAGTTTACCGGATCGGACCCCAAAAGTACATTTAGCTAGATTCAGGTGCAGTTTAAACTTTTGGTCTGGCAAACAATTTCCTCAGGTTCACCAAGTGATCTTCCTCAGTTCTGGATTTGGAAATCATttcgtccacataaacctcaatctccTCATGGATCATGTTGTGAAAGAGGGTTACCATGGCACGCTGATATGTTGCCCATGCATTCTTCAAGCCGAATGGAATTACTTTGTAGCAGTAAGTTCCCCAAGGTATGATGAATGTTttcttctccatatcttctggcgacatctttatctgattgtacccagagaacccatccatgaaagaaaagacgGAAAAATGAGTTGTATTATCAACCAAAACgtcaatatgaggcaaaggaaagTCATCCTTCAAACTAGCTCTATTgaggtctcggtaatctacaaACATTCTAACTTTACCATTTTTCTTCGGAACTAGGACGATGTTAGCAACCCACTGTGGATACTCAGAAAGGGCCAGAAAGCCAGCATCGAACTGCTTTTTAACCTCTTCCCTGATCTTCAGTGCCATGTCGAATCTAGTccttctgagcttttgcttgaCGGGAGGACATTCAGGTTTGAGTGGCAAGTGATGTTCAACAATGCTAGTGTCTAACCCTagcatatcttgataagaccaagcaaagacgtcaacatacttGTGCAATAACTATACCAACTCGAAACGTACATGCTT includes these proteins:
- the LOC127122693 gene encoding uncharacterized protein LOC127122693 — its product is MPGFEAGPEPGSRWTLVFDGASNARGHGISVIITSPTGFHLPFTARLCFDCTNNMAEYEACIYSLEATIDLRIKILEVYSDSALVISQVKGDWETQDSKLIPYKEHIRKLVPYFDVISFHHISREENKLADALAMLASMFKVKWKNDAPSIHIDHLDELAHCLAIEANPDDKPWFYDIKTFMEKQQYPEGITITDKMALRRLSSKFFLNGYINSVCTSTRATPYSLVYGMEVVLPIEVEIPSLRVIMEADLNEVEWVQPRYDYLNLIEEKRLTAVCHGPLYQRRLK